The following is a genomic window from Armatimonadota bacterium.
GCGCTCTACGGCCGCGTGGGGCATTTTGTCCACGACGTCATGCTCGAGTCCATCGGGCAGGTCGTCGGGCAGTACCTGCTCAGTCAGGGGTACGACGCCATGATCTTTCCGACCACGGGACTGCATCCTCGCGTCGAGGGGCTCACCGAGCAGGAGATCTGGGAAGGCCCGTCGCGGGAATGGGCGGACAAGTACTCCCCGCTGCGCCACACCTCCGGCCCGTTCTCGCATCGCCACGCGGCGACCCGGGCCGGCCTCGGCGAGTTCGGCTACAACAACCTCGTGCTGACCAGGGAGTTCGGCCCGCGGCAGCGCTTCAACTCAATCGTCACCGACGCCGAGTTGACTCCCGACCCGCTGATCGCGGAACCGATCTGCCTGCGCGACCGCTGCCGCCTGTGCCTCGACGCCTGCATCATGGCTTGCATCACCATGAGGGACGATCCGGCGGTGGTGGATTACCGCTCCGTCGAGAAAGACGACCGGGCGCGGATCTTCATAGACACGCCGGCCAGGACCGACGCGCCGCTGTGCCAGAGCCGGCGGCGCGACCGGGCCGATGCGCCGATCCGCGGCGACTGCGTCCGCATCTGCCCCATCCCACGCCCGCCCAAACACCTCCCCGCCCGCCTGCGCGAAATCGTGGAGCGGAGCAACTTCAACAGCGCTTGACCCCAATGGTGTTCCGCTAGGGCCGAACGGTTGTCATTCCGAGCGGAGCGAGGACTCTCGGCAAGGAATGCGCAACCACGCCGGAGGCCCTTCGCTCCGCCTTTGACTGCGCGAACCCCCACAACTTGGTGGCGCAACCGTCCCTTGGGCTCCGAAGCCTTGGCGAAGCTTGCGCGCCCAAGGCGTGGATGCTCGCTTGCGCAACCTCCTGGCCGCGAGGTCGCCGACCCCGCGAACCGTAGGGGCGGATGGTCTCATCGCCACTCATCCGCGGATTGGCCCCTTTGGCCGCCGAGCCGCTGACGGCCGCCGCTACGGGATCGCCGATCCGTGCCTCAGCCGGTCGAGGTAGTACAGCAGCGTCGGCGTGTTCCAGTAGCAGTTCGCGATCCAGTTCACCGACTTCTCCGCAATCGTCCGCTCGTACGCATCCCGCATGCTCGCCGCAAATGCCTCGTCACCGGTCAGTTCCCACGCGTAGCCCACCGCCGGCGCAATCAGCACGTTGTACCCGCTGTGCTTCCCGTAGTGCGGATTGTGCGAGTAGCCCAGGTAGTCACCCGGGCCCTCCGACCCCGTGTTGTCCTCCATGATGGATTCCGCCAGCCCGACCACCGCCTTCGCCGCGGCGACGTCCCCGCTCTGCCGGTAGTAGAGGTACAGCGGCTCCATCAACTGCGCGCACATCCACGGCACGTTGCCGCGGTAGTTGTAGTTGCCGTGCACCTCGGAGTAGCACCCGCGCCGCGCGTCAATCCGCGATAGCGCATCCCGCGCCAGCCGCCGCGCCGCCGCCAGGTACTTCGCATCCCCGGTCTCGTCATGCGCGCGCGTCAGGGTGATCAGCGCGCCCGCGTGATCCCGCACGGACCGGCTGCCGATGCCGGCATTCTCGCGCACGATGAAATCCGCCACGCCGAGAAACGCCGCCAGCGCGTCCGGATCACCGCTCAGCCGGTAGTACGTGTCCATCCCCTCCGCGCGCAGCATCGCCGACCACCACGAGCTGGTGTGGTTCGCGCCCGGCGCGTAGAGCACGCCCAGCCACTCCGGATGATCCGCCCGCCCGTGGCACGTGTCCACATCCATGCAGTGCAGGCATTGATCCTCGCCGCGGTCGAACCACCGCGCATCACCGCCGATCAGGTACTCGCTCAGCGTGCCCTGCATGATGTCGTAGTAGTTGTTGCGCCACGCCTCCGGGTTGCCCGTGTAGCCCGTCGCATCGGGGAAGTCGCGCATGCCGAGCGCCCCGTTGAGCACGGTCGGGCCGACCTCGCCGTAGGTCTGCTGCTGGTATGCGTGCAGCTCCGCGAACTCGCTCGCGCTGTGCGGAGCGGCGTGGCCCAAACCTCCCGAGGAGCAGAACCACTCCGACGAGGACAGCCTGGGCGGTCGCGCGAAGGCGTTGACGATGCCCGCGGCATCGGCGCGCGCCGCATCGGGAGGCAGGAACGCCAGAAGCACGTCGTGCCGCTTCGCCTCGCCCGGCACGGGCTCGTAGCATCCGCCCTCCGCGCCGCCCGCGAAGAGATCCACGCTCGTGCGCCCGCCCGCCGCGCGCAGCGACTTCGGGAACAGCTGCCAGAACCGGCGCACCGCGACGACGACCACCGCCTCATCACCCGCCGCCGCCGCCCAGCCCTGCGAATGCTCGCCACCGCCGACCTCCTGCGCGCCCTGCGTCACCGTGAAGCGATCCGCCGTCTCCTGCGTGATGGCGACCTCGTCCCCCGGCGCCAGCGGCTCGCAGTCGCCGCTCCACACCGCGCCCTCGCCGCGCGTTTCGAGCGTCAGCCCGAATCGCGTGATGCGCAGCGTCTCGTCGGTGTCGTTGAAGATGCGCAGGAAGACGCGCGCGAACGGCTGCCCCGCGTACGCGTGCAAGCGAAACACGAATCGCCCCAGGGCATCGTCGGCATCATCGCGCGCGACGAATCGCCCGGTCGCCTCAACCGTTGCGCGCACCGGCCCTCGCGCTTTCACCGCCACGCCGGCGACCTCGGGAACGTAACGCACATCGCCGCCTTCGCGCCGCGCGACGATCTCTCCGGTCAGCGGCCCGGCCACCCGCCGGCGCGATCCGGCGAACGCAATGCTGTCCATCAGGCGGCCGCGCTCGCCGCTCATTGCGATCGCAACCAAGCCGGTGTCAATGCGCACGCGGCCGGCCGACCGCCGCACCCGAACCACCTGCGCGGGCGTCGGCGCCGATCCTGCCTTCGATCCGAAGTGCACGCGCCACGGCTCCGCCGCGGCGCCTGCCGGCGCAATGAAATCGAGCAGCGCCCATCGCACGCTCCCATCGGCCCAGCGGTTCAACCTCGCGGCCTGCAGCGGCACGAGTCTCCCCGCCGGATCGCGCAGCGCGATGTGATCCAACTCCGTGACCCGCCCCGCCGGCAGCGGCACGCCGCAGGTCACCGGGAATCCCGTGGGCGGGATCGCGTCCGCCATTTCGAGCGTCAGCTTCGCCGGCCCGCGCCGCGCGGTGCCGAACGGCCGCAGCGGCCGGCGCTCCGCGTGGACCCGCTCGACCACGTCCTCCGACGGCCGCCGCTCGAAGCGAGCCAGCGCCTCGGCGCTCACCCGCCCCCGCAGCAGCGCCAGGTCGCCCCAATAGACGTGGGTCATGAACCGCGCGGGGTCGTCGGCCTTCTCGACGTGCGCCTCCGTGGAACCGATGTGGTGGAAGTCCTGCGGCAGCTTTGTCGCCGTCCCGACCTTGTCCAGCACGCGCAGCGCCAGGCGGAACGGCTCGCCCGGTTGGCAGTACGGCGTCAGGTCCACCTCGAAGCGCGTCTGCACCTGCGGCCCCTCCGCGTCCGCGACATCGCTCTCCCACACCACCTGCCCGTTTACCAGCACCTGCTTGAACCGGTGTCCCCCGAACCCCTCCCCGCCGAGCCAGTCGTCCGCCTTCGGCCGCCACTCGTCATTGACGTAATCATCGGCGCAGTAGAAGCGCACGCGATACGGCGGCTTCCAATCCGCGGGGATCATCGCCTCGCGCTCGATCATCCCGAAATCGCCGGCCCCCGCCGCCGCCCAGGGATGGGTGATGATGAACAGCGCGCGCCGGTCGGCGCGGCCTTCGTACTCGCCCTGGGCGGTGAAGGCCCACGAGCGCGCGTCCGTGACCTCCAGGGCCGCGATGTTGTTCGCCATGGATGTGCTCCCGGCGGCGCCCGCCGCGATGACCCAGGCCGCGCACGCCGCCGCTGCGATGAAAGATGTCCGGTGCAGAGTCGTGACCTCCGTGCTGCCCGTACTGCTTCGCCGCGCGGCGCTGCTCATCTTCTTGCGCGCCGCTCGTTGCGGTAGGATGCAGCCCGCTGCGAGCCGAAAAGACCGGGAAGCCCCGCGCGCCCTGGACCGGCGGGGCTTGCCGCGACGGGTTGTCCCGTCGCCCCTGCGCGATCCGGAAGAGGAGACGCCGTCATGCGAGTGCTCTACATTGACCTGGACTGCTGCCGCCCCGACCACCTGAGCTGCAACGGATACCCGCGCAGCACCAGCCCCAACCTCGACCGCATCGCGCAGCAAGGCGTGTCCTTCACTCGCTGCTACTGCGCCAACTCCCCGTGCGTCCCCTCGCGCGCCAGCCTGTTCTTCGGCCGCCACGGCTTCAACACCGGCGTCGTCGCCCACCACGGCCCCGGCGAGCTGTATCGCCATCACGATATCTACCGCTGCCACTGGCGCGACATGGAGCGCCCGATGCTCCCCATGCAGCTGTGGCAGCGCGGCATGAAAACCGTCAGCTTCAGTTGTTTCCACGACCGCCACAACGCCTGGTGGTTCACGGCGGGCTGGGAGCAGCTCCACACCTTCACGCGCAAGCGCGGCCAGGAGCGTGCCGACGAGGTCAACGCCGCCTTCCTGCCTTGGCTCCGCGCGCACGGCAGGGATGACAACTGGTTCGTCCATCTCCACTACTGGGACATCCACTCCTCGTACCGCCTGCCCGGCGACTGGCCGGAGAAGTTCCGCGGCCAGCCGGCGCCGGCGTGGCCGGATCAGGACACCATTGACGCCCATCAATCCTTCTATGGCCCGCGCTCCGCGGTTGACCTCTACACCGGCTACGAAGGCGGCCCCGGCAAGGGCCTGTCGCGCCCGGTGCCGTACATGCCCGACGCGATCCGCACGCGCGATGACTTCGCCCTGCTGGTTGACGGCTACGACGCGGCCATCGCATATGCGGACGACCACGTCGGCCAGGTGCTCGACCTGCTCGACGAGTTGGGCATCCTCGACGACACCGCCATCGTCGTCAGCGGCGACCACGGCGATTCCTTCGGCGAGCACGGCCAGTACATGGATCACGGCATCGCCAACGAGGCGGTGCACAACATCCCCATGATCGTGCGCTGGCCGGGGGTGACGGCCGAGCCCCGCCGCTGCGACCGCCTGATCTACGGCATGGACCTCGCGCCGACGTTGTGCGAGCTTCTCGGCCTGCCGGTGCCCTCGCGGTGGGACGGCCGCTCCTTCGCCGCCGCAGTGCGGGGTGAGCCGTTCGACGGCTGGCCGTACCAGGTCTGGGACCACGGCATCTACACNNNNNNNNNNNNNNNNNNNNNNNNNNNNNNNNNNNNNNNNNNNNNNNNNNNNNNNNNNNNNNNNNNNNNNNNNNNNNNNNNNNNNNNNNNNNNNNNNNNNCCTCTTCGAGAGCACCGAGGACGTCGGCGATGAATACGACTACTCGTACTCGCTAAACAGCGAAACCTTCACGACGGCCAGCGCTGCGGCCCGCATCGCGTTGATTGAGGCCGGGCCGGTGCGCGCCACCTTCCGCATCGAACTCGACTTTGTGCTTCCTGTCGGTGTAGAGACAGATCGCATGCGCCGCAGCGCCGAGCGGGTCGCCTGCCCGATTACGACATATGTCACGCTGGACGCGGGCTCGCGGCGTGTGGACTTCCGCACGGTGGTTGATAACCGCGCCAAGGATCATCGCCTGCGCGCGCTGTTCCCGACCGAGTTGGAGGCACCGCACTCGGATGCCGAGGCGCAGTTCTGCGTGGTTGACCGTCCGCTCGACGCCGAGTCGCAGCCGGGATGGTCGCAGCAGCCGGTGCCGACGCAGGTGCAGCATTCCTTCGTCGACGCTCATGACGCCGAGGTCGGCCTCACCGTTATCAATCAAGGCCTGCCGGAGTACGAGGTGCGTCGCGATGCCGAGGGCGCGACGATCTGCCTCACGCTGCTGCGCAGCGTGGGCTGGCTGTCGCGCGCCGATTACCCAACGCGGCCGTACAACGCAGGGCCGGAAGTGCCGGCGCCCGAGGCCCAGTGTCAGGGCGTGCATGAGTTCCGCTACGCGGCGCTGCCGCACGGCGGAACCTGGATGAGCGCGAGGGCGTGGATGCAGGCCCACAGCCACAATGCGCCGCCGCGCGTTGTTGTCACGACTCAGCACGAAGGTGACCACCCCGGCGAATTCGGCTTCTTCGCCATAGATAACCCGGATATCGCGCTCAGCGCGGTGAAGAAATCGGAGCGCGAGGATGCCCTCATCGTTCGCGTCTATAACACGACGAGCGATCCCGTCAAGGGCAAGCTGACACTCGGGCATCCGATGAGAAGCTGGCGCCCGGTGAATTTCAACGAGGAGCCGCTTCAGGGACGCAGCCGGCGGCGCTCCGCAGCGAGCGGGGTCCGGCTCTCGCTGCGCCCGTTCGAGGTCGCTACCGTGGCTCTTTATCCCTGATCCCGCGCGGCGCGCAGACCAGGTGCTCGATGTCCTCATTGCCCGCAAGGCTCAAGGCGCTCATATTCGATTTCGACGGCACGCTGGCAACCGGACGGTATGACTTCCAGGGCATACGCGAAGGCGTCTATGCGTTGGCCGGTGAATATAGTGTCGCCGCACCGGAGCTGGAGAGTCTGTATATTCTGGAGGCGGTCGAGCGAGCAGCAGAAATCATCGCGGCCGGACAGGGGGACGCACGATCCTTCCGTGACCGCGCAGCGCGCATCATCCTCGACGGTGAGCTGCGCGGAGCGCGCGACTCCCACCTGGTGCCGGGCGCGGCGGAGGCGATGAAGCGGTTGCGCGACGAGGGGTACCGGCTTGCGGTCGTGACGCGCAACTCCCGGACCGCTGTCGAGACTATTCCGGGCGCGACCTCGCTCGCCTGCGACGCGTTCCTGACGCGCGAGTCGGTGAGCCGCGTCAAGCCCGATCCCGAGCATGTCCGGGCGGCGCTCATCGCCGTCGGATGCGAAGCCGCGGAAGCTGCGATGGTGGGAGATCATCCGATGGACATCGCCGTCGGCAAGGCGGCAGGGACCGCGACCGTCGGCGTCCTCACCGGCGGCGGTACGCGAGAGACGCTTGGCGCAGCAGGCGCCGACGTGATCGTCGAATCCGTCGTGGATCTCGTCGCAATGCTGGTCGGCGCCGGGTGCGATACGTGAGACCTACTGATGGCATATCATGAATGGCTGGCCGCGCTGCTCGTCGCGTGCTCCCTGCACCGCACCGGAGCGCTGCCGAAGACGGTAACTTTCGACGAGGTCGCGCCGCACCTACTGCAGCGCGCGCCGATCCGCATCGGCGTCGCTCAATACGCGAAAGCGGTGAAGGCTTTGCCCACCGGGCGCGGCGTCGTCGTATTCGAGAAAGACGGAGAGCGTTCGTCGCTGCCGCTTCCCGCGGGGCGGCCGATCCTCGCGCGGCCGGACGGCGACCGCATCGTCATTGAGTCGCCGCAGGGAGAAGTGCGCTGCAGTAAAGCCACCGTGCGCGCTCCCGGCAAGTGCGTGCGCGTGTACTCGTGGGGCGCGCAAACGCGCAGCGGGGTGTACGGAGGCGAGGTTGAGATCGCGCTCGATCCTCACGGCTCGCTTTCAGCGATAAACGTCCTGCCATTGGAGAGCTACCTCGTTGGCGTCGTCGCCGCCGAAGTGCCCGTGTACTTCCATTCCGAGGCACTCAAGGCGCAAGCCATCATCGCGCGCACCTATGCGCTGTTCAACCTCGGCAAGCACGAGCGGCAGGGGTTCGACCTGTGCGACGGCGTGCACTGCCAGCAGTACCGCGGGCATGTCAACATCACGCGCGTGCGCGCCGCGGTTACGGAGACGAAGGGCTGCGTGCTGACGTACAACGGCTGCCTCGCCGAGACCGTGTACCACGCCGTGTGCGGCGGCTTCGTGGACGACCCGTATCGCGTATGGGACGGGTACTTGATGCCCTATCTACGGGCGACGGCGGACGCGCCGCGCGGTGCGAAGTCCATCTCGTCGGCAGAGCCGACCGAGCCGCAGGTGGTGCAGTTCCTGGCGGAGCAGTCGTCGTACTACTGCGCGCGGTCGCCGCGCTACCGGTGGCGGCGCACGTACGCTGCGGCCGAGATGCAGCGGCTGCTCGACGCGAACTTGCGAGTGCTCACCGGTGACGAAGAGCCACCCGGACGCCTGATTGAGATGAAGACCGATGGACGATCACCGGGCGGACGCGTGCAGACGCTCCACATTACCACCGACCGCGGCGAGTACGACGTCAAGCGCAATGACATTCGCTGGATCTTCGGCGATGGCAAGCCTGGCCCGAACGGCCTGCCGAGCACCCTGCTCTGCCTGCACACGAAGCGCGACGACACCGGGCNNNNNNNNNNNNNNNNNNNNNNNNNNNNNNNNNNNNNNNNNNNNNNNNNNNNNNNNNNNNNNNNNNNNNNNNNNNNNNNNNNNNNNNNNNNNNNNNNNNNCATCGAGCCCGAGCCGCAGCTGTTGGGCGAACTGGTGGCTCGGCTCTACGAGCCGGTCAGCGCATGCAGTCGCCCGCTGCCCGCTGCTCGCGAGCTGCTGCGGGAGCTGAAGCGCGCCGGACTGCGCCTCGCCCTCATCTCGAACACACCGTGGGACGTTCCCGGGCACCTCGTGCAGCGCGACCTCGCGCGCTTCGGCCTCGACGAGTACTTAGACACGCGCGTGTTCTCCGACCGCGGGCATCGCAAGCCGCACCCCGAGTTGTTCCGCCGCGCGTTGGCGGCGCTCGGCACGTCGCCCGCCGACACGATCATGGTCGGCGACTCGCTGCCGGAGGATGTCGCGGGCGCGAAGACCGCGGGCATGCGCACGCTGTGGGTCGGGGCGGAACGTGAACTCGCGGTGCGAGACGGGTCTGACGTCACTCCGGACTACGTCGCGGAAGACCTGCCCGCGGCGGGCCGCATACTTCTCGGCCTTGTTGCGAAGTCCTAGGCGCGCGCCTGCGCGGCGCGTCGGTCAGACCTCGCCGCACTCCATGCCGAATGCCGCCGCGACCGCCGGATACGTGACCTTGCCGCCGCGCAAGTTGACGCCCCGTCGCAGGGCCTCGTTCCGCCGCAGCGCCTCGTCCAGCCCGTAATCCGCGAGGTCGAGAACATACGGCAGCGTGGCGTTGGTCAGGGCATGGGTTGCGGTGCGCGCCACCGCGGCGGGAATGTTGGGCACCGCGTAGTGAATCACGTCGTGGACGACGTACGTCGGGTCCGAGTGGCTCGTCGCCCGCGTCGTCTCGACGCAGCCCCCCTGATCCACGGAGACGTCAACGATGACCGAGCCGCGCTTCATCGCGCGCACCATATCCTCGGTCACCAGCCTGGGCGCACGCGCCCCGGGCAGGAGGACCGCGCCGACCAGCAGGTCGGCATAGCCGGCCGCCCGCGCGATGCTCAGCGGATTCGAGTACACGGTGATGACGTTGCCGTGCATGATGTCGTCGAGATAGCGCAGGCGCTCGTGGTCAATATCGAGGATGGTGACGTGCGCGCCGAGGCCGGTCGCGACCTTGGCCGCGTTGATGCCGACGACCCCGCAGCCGATGATGACGACCTCCGCCGGCGGCACCCCGGGGACGCCGCCGACGAGGATGCCGCGGCCCCCGAAGTCGGTCTCCAGGTAACGGGCGCCGATGTGCACCGCCATCTTCCCTGCCACTTCGCTCATCGGTATCAGCAAAGGCAGGGCGCCGGAGTCGGTCTGCACTGTTTCGTAGCCGACGGCGGTCACGCCGGAATCGAGCAGCGCACGCGTGAGGCTTTCCGACGACGCCAGATGGAGATAAGTGAACAGTACGAAGTCGGGGCGCAGCAGCGAATATTCCTCGGGCAGCGGCTCTTTGACCTTGAGCAGCAACTGTGCGCGGGCATAGGTCTCCCCGGCATCGGCGCCGATGCTCGCGCCGGCGGCTCGGTACTCATCGTCGCCGTAACCGCTGCCAGCGCCCGCGCCGCTCTCCACGAGCACCTCGTGCCCGTGGTCGTCCAGCGCGCTGACACCCGCCGGGGTGATCGCGACCCGGTTCTCGCCGTCCTTGATCTCTCGCGGGACACCGACAATCATGGCACGCCTCCGCGCGATGGTTCGGCGGCACCGACCACTTTCCTGCGTGCGAAGGTGCAGGAGGGGTGACAGCGGCGGTCGAAACTGGCCCCCACGGAGCGGGAGGGCTTCGCGTCATGTCAGGCCTCCAACAAGAGCTGATCAGCCGCCTGTCGGAGGCGGGTCAACTCGAATACCACGCGATCGTTCACTACAGTCGCTTCGCGCAGGAAATCGAGGATCCCGACCTCGCGCAGGAACTGCGCAATATCGGGCAGATGGAGGTGCGCCACTCGCACCAGCTCATGGGCATTATCATCGACCTCGGTGGGCTCCCCGAATGGGAGCTGCCTCCGCTGCCGTGGGCTGCCGGCCCGGAGGACGTCATCAGGTCGTCACTGGAAGGAGAGCGGCGCGCCATCGCCTCCTACGACCAGTGTCTGGCGATCGCACAAGACTCCGACCTGCGCCACAGCGTGGAACAGATCAAGCGAGACGAGCTGTACCATATCGAGCGCTTGGAACACCTGCTGGCGGGGCTGACGGAGGGACGCGCGGAAGGCGAGTAGGCGACGCCCCTCGCGCCGGAGGTGCGGCAAGGAACCGCGGAGATGCGCTGATGTGTGAGTTCTGCGTTAAGCATGGCGAGGGCAAGAAGTGGTACCTGCAAGCCCGCAACTACGGGCTCGACTTGGCGTCGGACCTGCGTCGGCGCCGATTCATCGGCGAGTTCTTCAACAGCTTTGACCGCAAATGGGGCGCGCAGCTGGAGCGCATGCGCCGGCTCGATCGCGCCCCGCGGGTCGTTCAGTCGCTGCGGCGAGGATGGATGACGCGCCGCATGAAGCGGCAGCACTTCGGGCAGGTGCTGCCGCTGGAGGACGTGCGCCAGGTGATGGAGATCGCCGGCTCCGTCGTGTGCACCCCATGCGCATGTCGCGGGTTGACGCGCGGCGACAAAGATGCGCGCTTCTGCTTCGGCGTCAGCATCAGTCCGAAGGCCGCGATCGCTTTCAGCGAGGTGGACGAGAGCTTCGCCGCGGGCCCTGAGACCCAGATGACCGAGCGCCTCGAACCCGCGCAGGCGCTCGACATGATGGCCGACTTCGAGAAGCGCGGCCTGGTGCATTCGGTGTGGACCTTCGTCACCCCGTTTATCGCCGGCATCTGCAATTGCGACCGCAGCGACTGCCTGGCCATGATCGCCGCGGTCGGCCACGACACCAGGTTCATGTTCAAGGCGGAGTACGTGGCGCAGGTGGATTGGGACCAGTGCGAGGGGTGCCGCGCGTGCATGCGGCAGTGCCAGTTCGGCGCGATCGGCTACAGCGCCGCCGCAAGCAAGTGCGTGATAGACCAGCAGCAATGCTGGGGCTGCGGGGTATGTCGCGCGGCCTGTGCCCGTGACGGCATATCGCTCATCCCGCGCAGCGATGTGCCGGCCCTGGGCTGGTGAGTCTGAGCAAATGAGCCGGGACGGCCGGCGCGGCCGCCGTCGCGCGGCTGTCGGCGGACGGCGCCGCCCGGTGACGGTGCGGACCGCCTGCGCCCCGGCGGCAGCGCAAGAGAACGGGTCCGACATTCGCCGCCGTTGAATCCACTCGATGAAGATTCTTGACCGCTACGTCGCGAGAGAACTCCTGGCGCCATTCGTCGTGGGTCTCGTTGGCTTCGAGCTGCTCATGCTCGGCAACGTGCTCTACCTCCATTGGCGCTTGATCCGCGACGCCGGCGCCGGTTGGCATATCGTCGCCAGGCTGCTGGTTTTGCGCGCGCCGGAAGTGGCGGTTTACGGCATCCCGTTCTCGATGCTGCTCGCGGCGTCGTGGGCGGTGACGAGACTCGCGCGAGACAGCGAGTTCACGGCCCTGCGCGCCGGCGGCGCGAGCGTGCGGCGCATACTCGTGCCCATCATCGCCACCGCAACGCTGGTGAGCGGCCTCGCGTACCTCAATGCCGAGCACGCCGTCCCGTGGGCGACCCACGCGGCTGAGAATATCGTGCGCCGCATGGTGCTCCGCCAACCGGCGCCCTTTTTCCGCCAGGACGTCTTCTTCCGCGTGCCGCCCAACTACTACGTGTACATCCATCGCCTGGAGCCCAAGACGAAGCGCTTCCACGATATCCTGGTCTACGAACTCACCGGGAGCGGTTATCCTCTGCTGACTGCGGCGCGGAGTGGAGACTGGCAGGGCGAGATCCTGTACCTCCACGACGGCGTCCGCCACAAGCTCCGCGCCGACGGCTCGTGGGAATACGAGGCGCGCTTCGGCCGCGCGACCATCAACCTGCATCAGGCGATGGCGGACTTCTGGACCGAGCAGAAGACCCCGCGCGAGATGACCGCCGAGGAACTCAGCCGCTACATCGGCGTGTTCGCGCAGAGCGGCGTGGATGTGCGGGGCCTGGAGCTGGAGTACCATTTCAAGTTCGCGCT
Proteins encoded in this region:
- a CDS encoding 4Fe-4S binding protein, whose protein sequence is MCEFCVKHGEGKKWYLQARNYGLDLASDLRRRRFIGEFFNSFDRKWGAQLERMRRLDRAPRVVQSLRRGWMTRRMKRQHFGQVLPLEDVRQVMEIAGSVVCTPCACRGLTRGDKDARFCFGVSISPKAAIAFSEVDESFAAGPETQMTERLEPAQALDMMADFEKRGLVHSVWTFVTPFIAGICNCDRSDCLAMIAAVGHDTRFMFKAEYVAQVDWDQCEGCRACMRQCQFGAIGYSAAASKCVIDQQQCWGCGVCRAACARDGISLIPRSDVPALGW
- a CDS encoding LptF/LptG family permease, with amino-acid sequence MKILDRYVARELLAPFVVGLVGFELLMLGNVLYLHWRLIRDAGAGWHIVARLLVLRAPEVAVYGIPFSMLLAASWAVTRLARDSEFTALRAGGASVRRILVPIIATATLVSGLAYLNAEHAVPWATHAAENIVRRMVLRQPAPFFRQDVFFRVPPNYYVYIHRLEPKTKRFHDILVYELTGSGYPLLTAARSGDWQGEILYLHDGVRHKLRADGSWEYEARFGRATINLHQAMADFWTEQKTPREMTAEELSRYIGVFAQSGVDVRGLELEYHFKFALPLAPLVFALLAAPLALRFARGGGMMGLAVAFVLAFLYQVLMSWSRLLGESGTLPPMVAAWSQNVMFGAAGIFFIVKQE